GGCCTGTTTTTTTGTGCGTTAGAAAAAGCCATAGAAGATCAAATGAGGGAGCCAGCGGTTTGACTCACATAGAAAAAATGACCACTAAGCATGTAGGTCGAGTCATTGACCTCAAGGTGCTACCAGAACAACAAAGGTTTGTGGGCAAAATGACGGATATCCTGTCTTTGGCCAATGCGCAAGTGCGTCCCTACATCATTTGTGATCAAGACGAGATTGTTGGCTTTTTCTTATTAGATACTGTGTTTAGTCAAACCCATGACTTTGCCGGTACTCATGACCTTGGTTTGAGAAAGTTCTTCATTGACCAAGCTTATCAAGGTAAAGGCTTTGCCAGTCAGGCTTTACAAGGCTTAGACGACTATCTTGTGACTGAATACAGCAGATATAAACGTCTCTTATTGACGGTGAACTGCCTCAATACAGCCGCCAAAGTATGCTATGAAAAAGCGGGTTTCAAAGACTCGCAAACTCTGTATGAAGGCGGTCCTTCAGGCCCTCAACACATCATGATCAAATCCCTTTGAGTAGCAGAGTCTTTCCTGTCTCACTAATTACACCAATTCACCGCGCGCTGGGTAATCTTTGCTGATGGCAAAATCAATGGCCCCTAAGACTTCTTTAAAGTTAGGACGCGCAAATGGCATGGTACTGATGTTGCTCCAATATAGGGTGCCATCTGGACGCAGCAGAAATAAGCCCGGCTCAGTAAACTCGGCTGGCTCCTCAATGCCGATACTGGTGAGCCCACGGCCAGCACTGCGGTGCAACCCCCAAGCCTGGGACTGTTCCACAGTTAGCCCATAACCGATAGCCAGCTTGTCAACTTCCCATTCTGTGGCAACTTGTTGCGCTCGTTCTTGAGTGTCTGAACTCAGTGCCAATACCCCTACACCTTTATTTTCAAAGTCTTCTAATAAACGACTGAGTTCACGCAAGTAATTCTTACAGATAGGACAATGTAGGCCACGGTACACCACTATCATGGTAAAACACTCTGGTGTTTGCTCGGCCAGACGCCATTTGCCTTGTAAGGTGTTAACGCTGAGTTCAGGAGTTGCTTGTCTTGGTTTTAAAACTTGTGGAGTCATAATGCATCCTCTTGTTAGTGGTAGAACAATGAAGACATGATAGAAGATTTGATGATACGATGGATGCTTTAAAATATCATAAATGTTGCAGATCGTATTTTTAATGGGTGATTGATATGGACAGATTGTCTTCCGTACTAAGTGCTTTTCGACCCAGAACAACGGCCGTAACCGGCCTATTTGCGCAAGCGTCAGCACAGCCGCTGGCGTTAAAATCCCCAGCCTGTTACTGGCTTTATGGGCTAGCAGGCGAGGTGATTCTCAAAGATCAGCAGGACAGACATTTGCGACTGCATCAAGGAGAGGGCGCTTGGTTAGCATCAGGTATACATTTTACCTTAACCACAGGTACGACTGAGCAAGCTTCACAGCTGTTGATTTGCGAATACGATTTTGCCAGTAAAGCGTTAAACCCTTTGCTGGATGCTGATCTGCCTTGGGTGAAAATCACCGAGAAAGAGGACATTGGCCAATCGCTGCGACCCCTTAATGGCATCTTAATAGAAGAATTTGTTCAAGCCAGATGTGGTTCACAAGTGGTGCTGGAACGCTTGGCGGAAGCCCTATTAGTGCAACTCTTGCGCCTCTTTATGCAGAATAACCGTATGCCTTCGGGATTATTGGCCGGCTTGAGTGATGCCAAACTGGCTCGCGCTATTGTCGCTATGCATGAGCAACCAGAGCAGCCTTGGCATCTGGACGATCTGGCCGCCTTGGCGGGCATGTCGCGTTCCAGTTTCAGTCGTGCCTTTCGCGACACCCTCGCCATGACGCCTATGGCCTACCTCACCTTATGGCGCATGCGAGTGGCGGCACAAAGACTCAAAAGTGGCGACAAAAACCTTGCCCTGCTCAGCGATGAATTGGGGTATCAGAGTGAAGCCGCGTTTCGACGCAGTTTTAAAAAAGTCATGGGCGTGCCACCGGGCGCCATCAGCAGAGCTTACTAATACTCGGTCACCACTCACCTACAATGCTTACCTGCAAGGCCCCTTGAACACTAATTGCGTGAATTGACTCGCAAAATTAACATTACGGCTTGGCATCCCCAGCGCTTGTCGCTATAATTCGTTCCGCTTTTCGGGCCTGTAGCTCAGTTGGTTAGAGCATCCGACTCATAATCGGCAGGTCCCCAGTTCAAGTCTGGGCAGGCCCACCATATAAAATAAGCCTCTAGAGAGTTAGTGAATGCTAATTTCTAGGGGCTTTTTTATTCTTTTGGTGTGTAAAAAACGAATGGCAAACCTTATGGCTTTAATGATATGCGTTGGCAATTCCTTTGCTAACAAGTCTTACTTCCGACTTTGAATTATACTAGTATGATTTCATTTTCTATTATTATATAAGCCTTTTTACCAGCACTTTTATACAACAGGATCCTTGTATGACACCTCTTCAAAATATACTGGAACGCTACCGTTCTGTTTCCCAATCTGAACGTGAAAAAGGGACTTACTTTGAAGAGCTGATTGTTACCTACCTAAAGCACGAAGCCACCTACAAAGAGTTATACAGCCATGTTTGGCTTTATGCTGACTGGGCAAAAGAGCAAGGCATTGATGGACGAGACATCGGCATTGATCTGGTTGCGAAAACTCAAGGAACCGACGAATATCATGCAATTCAGTGTAAATGCTACGCAACCGATTACCGTGTACAAAAGCGTGACATAGACAGCTTTTTT
The window above is part of the Marinomonas sp. THO17 genome. Proteins encoded here:
- a CDS encoding GNAT family N-acetyltransferase — protein: MTHIEKMTTKHVGRVIDLKVLPEQQRFVGKMTDILSLANAQVRPYIICDQDEIVGFFLLDTVFSQTHDFAGTHDLGLRKFFIDQAYQGKGFASQALQGLDDYLVTEYSRYKRLLLTVNCLNTAAKVCYEKAGFKDSQTLYEGGPSGPQHIMIKSL
- a CDS encoding peroxiredoxin-like family protein, producing MTPQVLKPRQATPELSVNTLQGKWRLAEQTPECFTMIVVYRGLHCPICKNYLRELSRLLEDFENKGVGVLALSSDTQERAQQVATEWEVDKLAIGYGLTVEQSQAWGLHRSAGRGLTSIGIEEPAEFTEPGLFLLRPDGTLYWSNISTMPFARPNFKEVLGAIDFAISKDYPARGELV
- a CDS encoding AraC family transcriptional regulator, with the protein product MDRLSSVLSAFRPRTTAVTGLFAQASAQPLALKSPACYWLYGLAGEVILKDQQDRHLRLHQGEGAWLASGIHFTLTTGTTEQASQLLICEYDFASKALNPLLDADLPWVKITEKEDIGQSLRPLNGILIEEFVQARCGSQVVLERLAEALLVQLLRLFMQNNRMPSGLLAGLSDAKLARAIVAMHEQPEQPWHLDDLAALAGMSRSSFSRAFRDTLAMTPMAYLTLWRMRVAAQRLKSGDKNLALLSDELGYQSEAAFRRSFKKVMGVPPGAISRAY